The Prosthecobacter vanneervenii DNA window GCTCCCACGGCTCCATGAGTGATGGATTGGCTGCTCTTGTGCTAGGCTCTGGCTCCTGCACTGGAACTCCAATTTTAACCGGCTTTTGGTGGTGACGATGGAGGGTTGTTACGAAAACGACTTCCGTAGATGACTTGGCAGGATGCCGAGTGCCTCGCGGTACTTGGCCACGGTGCGTCTTGCGACTTTGATGCCCTGGCCGTCGAGCATTTTGGCGAGCTTGTCGTCGCTCAGGGGCTTGTGCTTGGGCTCGTTTTTGATGAGCTCGGCGATGGCGTTTTTGACGCTGGTGTTGCTGAGGTCGTCGCCGGATTCGGTCTTCACGCCGTGGGAGAAGAAGAACTTCATGTCGAACACACCATGTGGTGTGGCGATGTACTTGCCGGCGATGGCGCGGCTCACGGTCGTCTCATGCACGCCCACTTCATCGGCCACGGTGGCCATGTTGAGGGGGCGGAGGAAATTGGTGCCCTTTTCCAGAAACTCGCGCTGATATTTGAGGATCTGCGTGGCGATGCGGTGGATCGTCTGCTGGCGCTGATGGATGGAGCGGATGAGGAATTTGCCGCTGCGGATCTTGTCGCGCACGTAGTTGCGCACCTCGCCGTTGTTGCTGGGCTGGGAGAGGAGGTCCTTGTACGTGTTGCTGATGCGCAGGTGCGGCAGGTCGTCGTTGGTCATCACGGCCACCCATTCGCCGCCCTGGCGCTCCACCACGACGTCGGGGGTGACGTAGTTGTTGGACGAGACGGAGAAGCGCTGCGCGGGGCGGGGATCAAGCGTGCTGATGAAGTCCGCCGCGCGGGAGATCTGCTCCAGCGGCACGCCCAGCTTGCGGGCCAGGATGGGGTAGCGCTTGTTGGCGAGGTCGTCGATGTACTGGTCCACCAGCCGCCAGGCGAGGCTCTGCTTTTTGCCGAGGCGCTCGAGCTGGACGAGCAGGCACTCGCGCAGGTCCTCGGAGCCCACGCCCACGGGGTCAAAGCTCTGCAGCAGCTTCTTGGCGGTCTGCAGGGAGTCGATGGGAATGGAGTGCTGGAGGCTGAGGTCGTCGATGCGGGTGTTGAGGAAGCCGCGGTCGTCGAGATTGCCGATGAGAAACTCCACCTGCTCTGCCACGGCGGGCTTGGCGTCGGAGGTGTGGAGCTGGGAGAGCAGGTGCTCCTGCAGCGTGGTCTGCGCCACGATGGAGTCCATGAGGAACTGCCAGCGCTCCTGGTCGTCGCTGCGGCGAGTGGCGGTCTGCTGGCGGCTCTGCTGCCAGTATTCGCGCCACTCATCGTCCATCTGCGTCAGGGCGTCGATGTCGCTGTCGTCCGTACTGCGGTCATCTGGATCGTCGGGAATGGCGTCCTGGATGGAGGTCTCGGGTGCTTCGAGTTCGAGCACGGGATTCACCTCGATCTCCTGCTGGATGATCTGACGCAACTCCAGGGTGGGGGCCTGCAAAATCTGCAGGCTCTGCTGCATCTGAGGCCCGATGGCGAGCTTTTGTGTCTGTAACTGCTGGAGTCCGTGGTCGGCCATGAATGGTTGGTGGACAGCCAAGCGCCATCCAAGCGGATAAGCAAGCAAACATCAGGCCAGGGGCGCGTTTATTTTCGAGATTTCGCAAAAGAGCTGCGGCTGGCATAAAAATAGAAATCCCGGCAAGTGCCGGGATTTCCAGAGGGGGGTAGGAATGAAGGCCGGGGGTATGATACTCAAGGCACCTCAAAGACTTTTTGCGTCGTGGGGTCCAGCGCCAGGGAGCCGCTTTCCAGGCCGGTGATGTCCAGCTCCTTGTAGGGCGGGTAGGGGCTGATCACACGTCCGGGCTTGGCGGTCTTGCGTCCTTTGAGGAAGGAACCGCCGCTTGAGGTGGAAGAGGTGGACTTGCTCGGGGCAGGGAAGTCCTTGCTGCCAGAGTCTGCGCTGGCCTCTGAGCGGCGCGGGGTCGGTGCAGGGGGCGGAGTCTCCTGCGTGGTTTCCTTGCGGGACTTGGTGGCAGAGCTCTTGCTGGTGGTTTTTTCAGGAGGGGAGTCGTTCACCTTGGGCGGCGTGTATTTGTGGGTGCTGCCTTGGGTGGAGGACTTGCTCTGAGTACTGGCTGGCGGCGTGGTCTTGGTGGAGTTGGTCGTGGATGGTTTTTGCGGCTGCTGGGGTGCCGAAGGCTGTTGCTGTGGCGGGTAATTATAGCGCGGCTGCCCCTGTGGCTGAGTCTGCTGCTGGGGAGGATACTGGTAATTGGGCTGCTGTGGGGTGGGCTGATATGCGGCGGGAGGCTGATTGTAGGCCGGGGGCTGCTGAGGATAGGCAGGCGCAGATGGCTGCTGCGGGGTGCCGTCGAGGCTATAGCTGCCGTTGTAGCCCTGCTGGGGGTAGTCGTAGCCGGTGGGGTCCTGTCCATAAAAGAGGCGGCGCACCATCTGGCTCATGCGCTGGCCAAATTTGGGCAGAAACTGCATGGGGCTCTCATACTGCGTCTGTGGCTGCTGCGGGTAGGCATAGCCTCCCTGGGGCTGCTGTGGATACGCGTACCCCTGCGGCTGCTGCTGCGGGTAATAGGAGGACGGCGGCTGCGCGTAGGGCTGCGAATAGCCACCCTGCTGCTGCTGCGGATAATAACGCTGCTGCTGTGCGGATGCCGTCGAGGTCATCACAGCGGCGATGCACCACCAGCCCAATCTCATTGAGCTGAGCAGCTCCCTTAGAGGGGTTCGAGATTTCATAATGGTTAATAGTTCTTAACTTCCTGGGAACTGCAAGCCACAATTTCCGGCCTGCTGCCTCAGGAATGAGTCGTTTCTGGATAGACGAACGCGGCGGAAGTTTGTTCAGCCGCATTCATTGAATGATGCGGATTTTTGGAAGGAAACGCAGACAGCGGGGCAAATTTGGAGTGCGGCTGCGCAACGAGGAACGAGTGAAGCTGCCGCTTTCGAGCGTTTCGTGGTGCGCGTGGGAGGTCGGCACCCGGGAGCCATGGACCTCACGGGAGCCGCAGAAATGCGCCTGCGAGTATTATTGTGGTATCCGTCAGCCGTCAGGCCTGCGGAAAGTGGTAGCTGCGGTCGTTCCTCCCTTTGCAACCGCACTCCAAATGAATGCTGCCAAGACGCAGAAAGGCGGGAGGGCTGTGCGCCGCTCCCGCCTTTCGTGAGGATTGTGATATGCGTTGGCCGTTGCCGGGCTGGTTTATTCAGCCAGGCGGGCGTCGATATCCTTGTCCAGCCAGGCCCACATGGAGGCGAGACCGGCGGAGACCTTGGCCTTCGCAGCGGCGAGCTCGTCGGCGCTCAGCTTCTGGCCAGCGGCAGGCAGGCTGCGGCCAAACATGTAGTACTTGATCTTCGGCTCGGTGCCGGAGGGGCGCACCGCAAAGCTGCGGCCATCGGCGAGATCGACGAAGAGCATCTTCTCCTTCAGCACCACATCGCCTTCTTCATCCTTGATCTCGTCCTTGCGGAAGTCGCGCACGTTGACCACGGCGGAGCCATCCACCTCCTTGGGCGGATTGCTGCCGTAGCTGTCGGCCAGCCTGGTGATCTGCGCGGCACCGGTGGCGCCTTCAAAGACCTTGCTCTCATTGCGCTCCAGGAAGTAGCCCACCTCGGCGTACACTTGGTCCAGCAGACCGGCCACTGTGAGACCCAGGCTGGCGGCGTAGGCGGCCAGCTCGGCAAACATGACCACGGCGCCGTTGCCGTCCTTGTCGCGGCTGAAGTCATCGCCCATGTAGCCGTAGCTTTCCTCGCCGCCGAAGATGAGGAACTTGCTGTGCTGCAGGCGCGCGGCGCGGCTTTCCACATTGTTCAGGTCGCGGTAGCGGGCCTGGATGTCTGCGGGCAGTGCGGCTTCGTATTTGGCCAGCTTGGAGCTGATCCACTTGAAACCGGTGAGGGTGTTCACGCAGCCCACGCCAAACTTGGCGGCGATGGCATCCTGCAGCGGGCTGGTGACAAAGGTCTTGAGCAGCACGGCGCGGTCCTTGTTGGCTGCGGTGAGAATGCCGAGGTCAAACATGGTCTTGGTGCGGTACCAGGCCATGAGGGAGCCCACCTGATTTCCGGTCAGGAGAACCATCTCGCCCTTGGAGTCGCGCACACCCACGCCCATGCGGTCGCAGTCGGGGTCGGTGCCGATGATGATGTCCGCGCCTTCCTTGTTGGCCAGATCCACGGCCATTTTCAAAGCGGAGGCGTTTTCCGGATTCGGAGACTTCACGGTGGGGAAGCGGCCGTCGCGCACGTCCTGCTCCGGCACAGTGAGGAAGGTGAAGCCCAGCTTCTTGAGCAGCACGGGGACGAGCACGCCGCCGGTGCCATGCAGTGCGGTGAAGACGATCTTGAGCTTCTTGGCTTCTTCCTTCTTCAGCAGCTCGGGCTGCAGCATCATCGTTTCCACACGGGCGAGGTACTGCTGGTCCATGTCGTCGCCCAGGGTGGTGATCTGGCCACGCTCTGCCTCAGGCAGGGCCTCGTAGTCTTCTCCCTTGATGGCGTTCACCTCTTTGATGATGCCAGTGGCGTGGGGCTCCACGATGCCTGCGCCGTCGTTGAAGTTCACCTTGTAGCCGTTGTCATGCGGCGGGTTGTGGGAGGCGGTCAGCATCACGCCCGCATCGGCACGCAGCTGGCGCACGGCAAAGGACATCTCGGGCGTGGCACGGCAGCCGTCGAAGAGATAAACATTGGCACCGCAGTCTGTGGCGATCTTGGCGCAGAACTTGGCGAATTCTGCGGAGAAGTGGCGGGTGTCGTGTGCAAAGACGATGCTCGGCTTGCCGCCCAGCTTGGCATTGGCGCGGTAGTTTTTGATGTAAGTCACCAGCCCGCGGGTGGCGCGGCTGACGTTGTAAAAGTTCATCGCATTGGTGCCCACGCAGGGGGCGTCCGGGCGCTGGTCTTCGGGGGCGCTGCCGCGCTCCGCCTTGGTCACCACCTTGCCCACCGTGCGTCCGCGCAGGCCGCCGGTGCCAAACTTCAGTGCCTGGAAAAAGCGGTCGTTCAGCTCGGCCCACTGGCCTGCGCTGGCCAGCTCCTCGATGCTCGCGCGGTAGAGCGGATTTTCGCTGGCGGCGAGCAGGGCACGGATGTTGTCGAGGCTGGCGGGGAGGAGTTGCCCGGAGGCGGCGGCGGCTTGGAGTTGGTCAGCGAGGGACATAAAGTGTGAAATATCAATGTTAACCAGCCATTTAAGGAATCAATCGGCAAAGCGCTCAGTGGGAAATGAGGGATGCTTTACAAAACAGAGCCTGCATTTGCACTCGCCAAGCCAAAGACGGCTCTCTAACATCGGCCTCGTTCTCAGCCAGACCAACGAAAAAACCTTACCCCACACCACACGACCATGGGCCTGATGGATTACCTCAAAGGACAGTTTCTGGAAATCATCCAGTGGACCGACGACTCCCGCGACACGCTCTCCTGGCGCTTTCCGGACGAGGACAAGGAGATCAAGCGCGGCGCGCAGCTCATCGTGCGCGAGTCTCAGGTGGCGCAGTTTGTTTACCTCGGTGAATACGGCGACACCTTCGGTCCCGGCAAGCACACGCTGACCACCGACAACATCCCCATCCTCTCCACGCTCAAGGGGTGGAAATACGGCCTGGAGTCTCCCTTTAAGGCGGATGTGTACTTCGTCACCACGCGCCTCTTTACCGGCAACAAATGGGGCACCAGCAACCCCATCATGATGCGGGATCCGGACTTCGGCATCGTGCGTGTGCGCGCCTTTGGCACCTACGACTTCAAGATCACCGACCCCAAGCTTTTCCTGAAGGAGGTGGCAGGAACGGACAATCACTTCCGTCTGGATGAATTTGCCGACACCATGCGCAGCCGCATCGTCAGCGTGTTCACGGATGCCATGGCCTCCGCCAAGG harbors:
- the rpoN gene encoding RNA polymerase factor sigma-54, translated to MADHGLQQLQTQKLAIGPQMQQSLQILQAPTLELRQIIQQEIEVNPVLELEAPETSIQDAIPDDPDDRSTDDSDIDALTQMDDEWREYWQQSRQQTATRRSDDQERWQFLMDSIVAQTTLQEHLLSQLHTSDAKPAVAEQVEFLIGNLDDRGFLNTRIDDLSLQHSIPIDSLQTAKKLLQSFDPVGVGSEDLRECLLVQLERLGKKQSLAWRLVDQYIDDLANKRYPILARKLGVPLEQISRAADFISTLDPRPAQRFSVSSNNYVTPDVVVERQGGEWVAVMTNDDLPHLRISNTYKDLLSQPSNNGEVRNYVRDKIRSGKFLIRSIHQRQQTIHRIATQILKYQREFLEKGTNFLRPLNMATVADEVGVHETTVSRAIAGKYIATPHGVFDMKFFFSHGVKTESGDDLSNTSVKNAIAELIKNEPKHKPLSDDKLAKMLDGQGIKVARRTVAKYREALGILPSHLRKSFS
- a CDS encoding phospho-sugar mutase, which gives rise to MSLADQLQAAAASGQLLPASLDNIRALLAASENPLYRASIEELASAGQWAELNDRFFQALKFGTGGLRGRTVGKVVTKAERGSAPEDQRPDAPCVGTNAMNFYNVSRATRGLVTYIKNYRANAKLGGKPSIVFAHDTRHFSAEFAKFCAKIATDCGANVYLFDGCRATPEMSFAVRQLRADAGVMLTASHNPPHDNGYKVNFNDGAGIVEPHATGIIKEVNAIKGEDYEALPEAERGQITTLGDDMDQQYLARVETMMLQPELLKKEEAKKLKIVFTALHGTGGVLVPVLLKKLGFTFLTVPEQDVRDGRFPTVKSPNPENASALKMAVDLANKEGADIIIGTDPDCDRMGVGVRDSKGEMVLLTGNQVGSLMAWYRTKTMFDLGILTAANKDRAVLLKTFVTSPLQDAIAAKFGVGCVNTLTGFKWISSKLAKYEAALPADIQARYRDLNNVESRAARLQHSKFLIFGGEESYGYMGDDFSRDKDGNGAVVMFAELAAYAASLGLTVAGLLDQVYAEVGYFLERNESKVFEGATGAAQITRLADSYGSNPPKEVDGSAVVNVRDFRKDEIKDEEGDVVLKEKMLFVDLADGRSFAVRPSGTEPKIKYYMFGRSLPAAGQKLSADELAAAKAKVSAGLASMWAWLDKDIDARLAE
- a CDS encoding SPFH and helix-turn-helix domain-containing protein — encoded protein: MGLMDYLKGQFLEIIQWTDDSRDTLSWRFPDEDKEIKRGAQLIVRESQVAQFVYLGEYGDTFGPGKHTLTTDNIPILSTLKGWKYGLESPFKADVYFVTTRLFTGNKWGTSNPIMMRDPDFGIVRVRAFGTYDFKITDPKLFLKEVAGTDNHFRLDEFADTMRSRIVSVFTDAMASAKVPVLDLATRYSELGEALLPIINPVTQSKYGLEITSFILENASVPPEVEAAIDKRSSMSAIGNLNDYVKFQMAEGMGKGGANPAGSAAEIAMGFGMAQNMMAQGAFNMNPAAASAAPAPAAASPALSVEILTPAQVAQTLGVTEADVISSIEGGQIKAKKIGTQYRITKAALDEFLAQ